Proteins encoded together in one Onychomys torridus chromosome 1, mOncTor1.1, whole genome shotgun sequence window:
- the Ap5b1 gene encoding AP-5 complex subunit beta-1 isoform X1: MGPLSREAWAQRLGAFRASPSAFLAGAEGEDLGRDLLSDLRSEKLSEQTKVSLLTLSLEYSDKLWPDAPAAEAAATSLLDTLVLLTSKPSALRRLLLLAATTALVSGGALGPTSGASCRLLPLLLGLASGRDMGRSFGTTSEQRHLQATACECLGELERCKPGLLAGSLGMLRGLLGQMGPIQPVSLLLAHVLHNTLVVPPGAGAGAGAGLQGLLVAGVSSVGSCPWDWTRAEEWDAHLQPQAPSWSTAEEEAHGFPLLEPSPEEARELKAAVAQLLDTSYLLTPVAQAQLLWLLGWALRGLRGQPPVLFKPQLVRLLGTAQLTLLHSVLALKAAFGEALFTAQDEVLLLRRLTLVAQHPALPTPTHLLYLHCLLSFPENCPLGPEGEEAAPLLLGPQLCRGLMPSLLHDPMVLLARLHLLCLLCADAEQEERGQVQSPQRYLQELLAGLQQRAALDDGPQALATLCFQASYLIASCLAGQPTVRTSLIHGLARLYRARPSLAPHFGDLLDQVSPELREPLRVVLHQEVVARPGKKQSLRWHLRMLAKVAEGGAQSATLSFLQAAAIHCADWGPQQALLRVCRALLRTGGGDGLADLLQVLARQLEDADGRDHARLYYILFSHLSSPKLGMALGPSLAAPALASSLVAENQGFASTLMVQETPAPIQLSVGPQKAKGPPLVLHLQVGALEVPVYSLELRFRVEGQLYEPLEAVHIPCLCPGRPTHRCLPLKPRCPVPTRLHVQALYTTSAGLTCHAHLPPLSVNFDDLFLPFPQLPKGSEQRFFDDLWNSCLPKGVESRLWCPLGPQGLDALVSRHLESFVMVARPPTTYLIAVRLPPDSMLLLRLETAQVDGVPVALRTDNWTVLPLAGDYLRGLAAR; encoded by the exons ATGGGGCCCCTGAGTCGTGAAGCCTGGGCCCAGCGCCTGGGCGCTTTCCGAGCCAGCCCATCCGCCTTCCTGGCAGGTGCCGAAGGTGAGGATTTGGGTCGCGACCTGCTGAGTGACCTCAGGAGTGAAAAGCTGAGCGAGCAGACCAAG GTTTCCCTTCTGACACTGAGCTTGGAGTACTCTGACAAACTGTGGCCTGATGCACCTGCCGCAGAGGCTGCTGCCACCTCCTTGTTGGACACACTTGTCCTCCTGACCTCAAAACCCTCAGCTCTCCGGAGGCTCCTGCTGTTGGCTGCCACCACAGCCCTGGTGTCAGGAGGTGCTCTGGGACCCACTTCGGGCGCTTCCTGCCGGCTCCTGCCCCTTCTGCTTGGTTTAGCTTCAGGCCGAGACATGGGACGAAGCTTTGGAACCACCTCGGAACAGCGCCATCTACAGGCCACGGCGTGTGAATGCCTTGGAGAACTTGAGCGCTGTAAGCCCGGGCTGCTGGCAGGCTCCCTGGGGATGCTGCGTGGCCTCCTAGGGCAAATGGGTCCCATCCAGCCTGTCAGCCTGCTGCTGGCCCATGTTCTGCACAACACCTTGGTGGTACCACccggggctggggctggggctggggctgggctgcaAGGCCTGCTTGTGGCTGGGGTCTCCTCCGTTGGGAGTTGTCCCTGGGACTGGACACGAGCTGAAGAGTGGGATGCCCATCTTCAGCCCCAGGCACCCAGCTGGTCCACAGCCGAGGAGGAGGCGCATGGCTTTCCATTGCTAGAGCCCAGCCCCGAGGAGGCCCGAGAGCTGAAGGCTGCGGTGGCCCAGCTTCTGGACACTTCCTACCTGCTCACTCCTGTGGCTCAGGCCCAGCTTCTGTGGCTGTTGGGCTGGGCCCTTCGGGGTCTTCGGGGTCAGCCACCAGTGCTTTTCAAGCCGCAGCTCGTTCGGCTGCTGGGCACAGCACAGCTGACACTCCTGCACTCTGTTCTAGCTCTCAAGGCAGCCTTTGGCGAGGCCCTGTTCACTGCGCAGGACGAAGTGCTTCTCCTCCGCAGGCTCACCCTGGTGGCCCAGCACCCAGCCttgcccacacccacacacctccTTTACCTGCACTGCCTCCTGAGCTTCCCGGAGAATTGTCCGCTAGGTCCGGAAGGGGAAGAGGCCGCCCCCCTGCTGCTGGGTCCCCAGCTGTGCCGGGGCCTCATGCCCAGTCTCCTGCACGACCCAATGGTCCTCTTGGCCCGCCTGCATTTGCTGTGCCTGCTCTGTGCTGATGCTGAGCAAGAGGAGAGAGGCCAGGTTCAGAGCCCACAGCGGTACCTACAGGAGCTTCTGGCTGGCCTGCAGCAGAGGGCAGCCCTAGATGATGGTCCCCAGGCCTTGGCCACTCTCTGTTTCCAGGCCTCATATCTCATTGCCAGCTGCCTAGCTGGGCAACCTACAGTACGGACATCTTTGATCCATGGGCTGGCCCGGCTATACCGAGCACGGCCTTCCCTGGCTCCCCACTTTGGGGATCTCCTAGATCAGGTAAGCCCTGAGCTGAGAGAGCCTCTCAGGGTGGTGCTGCACCAAGAGGTGGTAGCCAGGCCGGGGAAGAAGCAGTCACTTCGCTGGCACCTGCGAATGCTAGCAAAGGTGGCGGAGGGCGGTGCCCAGAGTGCCACCCTCAGCTTTCTACAGGCTGCAGCCATACACTGCGCTGACTGGGGCCCGCAGCAGGCCCTGCTGCGGGTATGCCGTGCTCTGCTGCGGACAGGTGGGGGAGATGGCCTGGCAGACTTGCTGCAGGTACTGGCCAGACAGCTAGAGGATGCTGATGGACGGGACCATGCCCGACTATACTATATCCTCTTTTCCCATCTGTCAAGTCCCAAGTTGGGCATGGCCCTGGGCCCCTCGCTTGCTGCCCCTGCACTGGCCTCATCACTGGTGGCTGAGAACCAGGGCTTTGCGTCAACGCTCATGGTGCAGGAGACTCCAGCTCCAATTCAGTTGAGTGTGGGGCCTCAGAAGGCCAAAGGCCCACCCCTGGTGCTGCACCTGCAGGTGGGGGCACTGGAGGTTCCTGTCTACTCTCTGGAGCTGCGCTTCCGTGTGGAAGGACAGCTTTATGAGCCTTTGGAGGCTGTCCACATTCCCTGCTTGTGTCCGGGACGGCCCACGCACAGATGCCTGCCCTTGAAGCCCCGATGCCCAGTGCCTACCCGCCTCCATGTTCAGGCCCTTTACACCACATCTGCTGGCCTCACATGCCATGCCCACCTGCCACCCTTGTCTGTGAACTTCGATGACCtcttcctgcctttcccccagctccCCAAGGGCTCTGAGCAGCGTTTCTTTGATGATCTCTGGAACTCCTGCCTGCCAAAGGGTGTAGAAAGTCGGTTGTGGTGTCCACTTGGGCCGCAGGGCCTGGACGCCTTGGTGTCCCGACACCTGGAGTCCTTTGTCATGGTGGCGCGGCCCCCCACCACCTACCTCATAGCTGTCCGCCTGCCCCCTGACTCCATGTTGCTGCTGCGGCTGGAGACGGCTCAGGTGGATGGTGTGCCCGTGGCCCTGAGGACCGACAACTGGACCGTGCTGCCCCTGGCAGGGGACTACCTCCGTGGCCTTGCAGCCCGCTGA
- the Ap5b1 gene encoding AP-5 complex subunit beta-1 isoform X2 yields MGPLSREAWAQRLGAFRASPSAFLAGAEGEDLGRDLLSDLRSEKLSEQTKVSLLTLSLEYSDKLWPDAPAAEAAATSLLDTLVLLTSKPSALRRLLLLAATTALVSGGALGPTSGASCRLLPLLLGLASGRDMGRSFGTTSEQRHLQATACECLGELERSLKAAFGEALFTAQDEVLLLRRLTLVAQHPALPTPTHLLYLHCLLSFPENCPLGPEGEEAAPLLLGPQLCRGLMPSLLHDPMVLLARLHLLCLLCADAEQEERGQVQSPQRYLQELLAGLQQRAALDDGPQALATLCFQASYLIASCLAGQPTVRTSLIHGLARLYRARPSLAPHFGDLLDQVSPELREPLRVVLHQEVVARPGKKQSLRWHLRMLAKVAEGGAQSATLSFLQAAAIHCADWGPQQALLRVCRALLRTGGGDGLADLLQVLARQLEDADGRDHARLYYILFSHLSSPKLGMALGPSLAAPALASSLVAENQGFASTLMVQETPAPIQLSVGPQKAKGPPLVLHLQVGALEVPVYSLELRFRVEGQLYEPLEAVHIPCLCPGRPTHRCLPLKPRCPVPTRLHVQALYTTSAGLTCHAHLPPLSVNFDDLFLPFPQLPKGSEQRFFDDLWNSCLPKGVESRLWCPLGPQGLDALVSRHLESFVMVARPPTTYLIAVRLPPDSMLLLRLETAQVDGVPVALRTDNWTVLPLAGDYLRGLAAR; encoded by the exons ATGGGGCCCCTGAGTCGTGAAGCCTGGGCCCAGCGCCTGGGCGCTTTCCGAGCCAGCCCATCCGCCTTCCTGGCAGGTGCCGAAGGTGAGGATTTGGGTCGCGACCTGCTGAGTGACCTCAGGAGTGAAAAGCTGAGCGAGCAGACCAAG GTTTCCCTTCTGACACTGAGCTTGGAGTACTCTGACAAACTGTGGCCTGATGCACCTGCCGCAGAGGCTGCTGCCACCTCCTTGTTGGACACACTTGTCCTCCTGACCTCAAAACCCTCAGCTCTCCGGAGGCTCCTGCTGTTGGCTGCCACCACAGCCCTGGTGTCAGGAGGTGCTCTGGGACCCACTTCGGGCGCTTCCTGCCGGCTCCTGCCCCTTCTGCTTGGTTTAGCTTCAGGCCGAGACATGGGACGAAGCTTTGGAACCACCTCGGAACAGCGCCATCTACAGGCCACGGCGTGTGAATGCCTTGGAGAACTTGAGCGCT CTCTCAAGGCAGCCTTTGGCGAGGCCCTGTTCACTGCGCAGGACGAAGTGCTTCTCCTCCGCAGGCTCACCCTGGTGGCCCAGCACCCAGCCttgcccacacccacacacctccTTTACCTGCACTGCCTCCTGAGCTTCCCGGAGAATTGTCCGCTAGGTCCGGAAGGGGAAGAGGCCGCCCCCCTGCTGCTGGGTCCCCAGCTGTGCCGGGGCCTCATGCCCAGTCTCCTGCACGACCCAATGGTCCTCTTGGCCCGCCTGCATTTGCTGTGCCTGCTCTGTGCTGATGCTGAGCAAGAGGAGAGAGGCCAGGTTCAGAGCCCACAGCGGTACCTACAGGAGCTTCTGGCTGGCCTGCAGCAGAGGGCAGCCCTAGATGATGGTCCCCAGGCCTTGGCCACTCTCTGTTTCCAGGCCTCATATCTCATTGCCAGCTGCCTAGCTGGGCAACCTACAGTACGGACATCTTTGATCCATGGGCTGGCCCGGCTATACCGAGCACGGCCTTCCCTGGCTCCCCACTTTGGGGATCTCCTAGATCAGGTAAGCCCTGAGCTGAGAGAGCCTCTCAGGGTGGTGCTGCACCAAGAGGTGGTAGCCAGGCCGGGGAAGAAGCAGTCACTTCGCTGGCACCTGCGAATGCTAGCAAAGGTGGCGGAGGGCGGTGCCCAGAGTGCCACCCTCAGCTTTCTACAGGCTGCAGCCATACACTGCGCTGACTGGGGCCCGCAGCAGGCCCTGCTGCGGGTATGCCGTGCTCTGCTGCGGACAGGTGGGGGAGATGGCCTGGCAGACTTGCTGCAGGTACTGGCCAGACAGCTAGAGGATGCTGATGGACGGGACCATGCCCGACTATACTATATCCTCTTTTCCCATCTGTCAAGTCCCAAGTTGGGCATGGCCCTGGGCCCCTCGCTTGCTGCCCCTGCACTGGCCTCATCACTGGTGGCTGAGAACCAGGGCTTTGCGTCAACGCTCATGGTGCAGGAGACTCCAGCTCCAATTCAGTTGAGTGTGGGGCCTCAGAAGGCCAAAGGCCCACCCCTGGTGCTGCACCTGCAGGTGGGGGCACTGGAGGTTCCTGTCTACTCTCTGGAGCTGCGCTTCCGTGTGGAAGGACAGCTTTATGAGCCTTTGGAGGCTGTCCACATTCCCTGCTTGTGTCCGGGACGGCCCACGCACAGATGCCTGCCCTTGAAGCCCCGATGCCCAGTGCCTACCCGCCTCCATGTTCAGGCCCTTTACACCACATCTGCTGGCCTCACATGCCATGCCCACCTGCCACCCTTGTCTGTGAACTTCGATGACCtcttcctgcctttcccccagctccCCAAGGGCTCTGAGCAGCGTTTCTTTGATGATCTCTGGAACTCCTGCCTGCCAAAGGGTGTAGAAAGTCGGTTGTGGTGTCCACTTGGGCCGCAGGGCCTGGACGCCTTGGTGTCCCGACACCTGGAGTCCTTTGTCATGGTGGCGCGGCCCCCCACCACCTACCTCATAGCTGTCCGCCTGCCCCCTGACTCCATGTTGCTGCTGCGGCTGGAGACGGCTCAGGTGGATGGTGTGCCCGTGGCCCTGAGGACCGACAACTGGACCGTGCTGCCCCTGGCAGGGGACTACCTCCGTGGCCTTGCAGCCCGCTGA